The genomic stretch TGGGGAAATAACTTAACAGGGTTTTATACAAGCCTTCAGCATCAGTAAGTTTGCCAGCATGGTGCAAGCTTAATGCACGCTGATAGAGTTGGTCAGGGTTAAATGGTGGTTTTTTTGCGCTCATTTTTTGCAATTCAATCGGTTATTTACAGCATCCTAAATTTTAGCATGCGGTTATACTATGCAATGTTTTCGTAATCGTGAATAAGCAATGACTAAACAAGGCCGTAACGACCCGTGTGCTTGTGGGAGTGGCAAAAAATTTAAGCAATGTTGTGCCAGCAAACCGGCGCAGACAGTAAGCCCACAAGCCTTGATGCAAGGCTTGCGTACGGCATGGGTAAACTTTGAAGCACAACGTTTTGAACAGGCAAAAAGCATTTGTCAGCAAATCATCCAGGCGGTGCCGGCACAAATTGATGCGGTGCATTTATTGGGCTTAATTGCGCTGAAAGATGGTGATATTGAAGCAGCTGTCACGCATTTATCCAACGTGGTGAAACGCGATGCCACCAAGCCCCAATACATTGCTAATTTAGGCTTTGCTTATCATGAGCAAGGTAAGCTCGATTTAGCAATTGCCGCTTATCGCAAAGCCATTGCCCTTGAGCCTCGTTATTTAGACGCCCATTACAACTTACATGCCGCTTTAATTGATGCTAAAAATCTAGCGCCATCCATTGCTAGCCTTGAAGCGGTGATTCAATTAAATCCACAAGATGCGGATGCCATTTTTATGTTGGGCATGTTGCAAGATTACCAAGGCAACACCAAAGCCGCTGAAGCCGAGTTTGAAAAAATCCAACATGGTGATGCCTTAATCAAATCTCGATTAGATGCCTGGCAGTATTTCAAAGGCGCCATTAAAGACAAATTGCCACCTGTCACAGGCAGCATACACGCCACTTTTGAGCTTGCGACCAAAGCATCCAAAGTGAAAGGCGCAGTGTTGGAATTTGGGGTGCGTCATGCCAACTCAACTCGCCAATTAGCCACGCTCGCCAAACAAGATGTCCATGGTTTTGATAGCTTTGAAGGCATTCCCGAAGATTGGCACGACGAAGGGAAAGGTAGTTATTCCACCCGTGGCGTGATCCCAAAAGTGCCTAGCAATATTCATTTACATGCGGGTTGGTTTGATGCGACTTTGCCAGAATTCTTAAAAACCAATACCGAGCAAGCACGTTTAATTAATATTGATTGCGATATTTATAGCTCAACCAAAACGGTTTTGGATTTGCTTGCGCCAAGAATCGTCAAAGGCACAGTGATTATTTTTGATGAATATATCGGCAATCAACATTGGCGTGAAGATGAATACAAAGCCTTTCAAGAAGCGCTTAAAACTTACGGTTGGAAATATGAATACTTAGCGTTTAGCTTCTTTACCAAACAAGTGGTGGTGAGAATTTGCTAATGCAAATTGGTGATGCCCTGCGTCAAGCGGCACAATCAATCCAAAACACGCTTGAGCTGGAACCAACAGAAGCCAGCTTTGAGGCAAATTTACTCTGCCAGCAAGTGTTGAATGTGAACCGCGCTTGGCTGATTGGCCACGAAACCGATGCCCTGGAAGCCAATCAGCAAGCGGGTTTTGAAGCATTGGTGCAACGCCGCTTAAACGGTGAGCCGATTGCTTATATCCTAGGCTCACGCGAGTTTTATGGTTTGCCACTTAAAACCACCCCCGCAACGCTTATCCCTAGGCCAGATACTGAAACTTTGGTGGAAGCAGCTTTAGCAAAAATTCCACAAAATGTCAGCCTTAATATTCTGGATTTAGGCACTGGGACAGGTGCAGTGGCTTTGGCGATTGCCAGCCAGCTTCCGCAAACAAAAGTAATTGCAGTTGATGC from Candidatus Methylopumilus turicensis encodes the following:
- the prmC gene encoding peptide chain release factor N(5)-glutamine methyltransferase produces the protein MQIGDALRQAAQSIQNTLELEPTEASFEANLLCQQVLNVNRAWLIGHETDALEANQQAGFEALVQRRLNGEPIAYILGSREFYGLPLKTTPATLIPRPDTETLVEAALAKIPQNVSLNILDLGTGTGAVALAIASQLPQTKVIAVDASLEALKVAIENAQSLNLSNVHLIESNWFSALVSEKFDVIVSNPPYIAQDDEHLKLGDLRFEPLSALASGVDGLDDIRKIIQDAPEYLNPNGWLMLEHGYDQADAVAALLKARGFSQIDHARDIAGTQRVTFGAI
- a CDS encoding class I SAM-dependent methyltransferase, which translates into the protein MTKQGRNDPCACGSGKKFKQCCASKPAQTVSPQALMQGLRTAWVNFEAQRFEQAKSICQQIIQAVPAQIDAVHLLGLIALKDGDIEAAVTHLSNVVKRDATKPQYIANLGFAYHEQGKLDLAIAAYRKAIALEPRYLDAHYNLHAALIDAKNLAPSIASLEAVIQLNPQDADAIFMLGMLQDYQGNTKAAEAEFEKIQHGDALIKSRLDAWQYFKGAIKDKLPPVTGSIHATFELATKASKVKGAVLEFGVRHANSTRQLATLAKQDVHGFDSFEGIPEDWHDEGKGSYSTRGVIPKVPSNIHLHAGWFDATLPEFLKTNTEQARLINIDCDIYSSTKTVLDLLAPRIVKGTVIIFDEYIGNQHWREDEYKAFQEALKTYGWKYEYLAFSFFTKQVVVRIC